A window of candidate division KSB1 bacterium contains these coding sequences:
- a CDS encoding glycosyltransferase family 2 protein, with protein MVLSIIIPLYNERATIAQVIERVLAVPCAKQIIVVDDGSTDGSAEIVAALARTQPLLLLSHPRNLGKGQAIKTGLTAATGEVIIIQDADLEYHPEDYPAALALIEQGWADAVYGSRFLGPHRVFLFWHFVGNRLLTLLANVITSGILSDMETGFKVIRAAVLRDLAIQSCSFDFEVEVTIKLFKYGYRVYEIPITYTGRDYHEGKKITWRDGVRALLALLKWGVLVRRRRQQATPARRGG; from the coding sequence ATGGTTTTATCCATCATCATCCCGCTCTATAACGAGCGCGCCACCATCGCACAAGTAATCGAACGCGTGCTCGCCGTGCCGTGTGCCAAGCAGATCATCGTCGTGGATGACGGCTCCACGGATGGCAGTGCGGAGATCGTCGCCGCTCTGGCCCGCACGCAGCCGCTGCTGTTGCTGTCGCATCCGCGCAATTTGGGCAAGGGGCAGGCGATCAAAACCGGCCTCACCGCCGCCACCGGCGAGGTGATCATCATTCAAGATGCGGATTTGGAATATCACCCGGAAGATTACCCGGCGGCGCTGGCCCTCATCGAGCAGGGCTGGGCCGACGCGGTGTACGGCTCGCGCTTTCTCGGACCGCACCGCGTGTTTCTCTTCTGGCACTTTGTCGGCAACAGGCTGCTGACGTTGCTGGCGAACGTCATCACCTCCGGCATTCTTTCGGACATGGAAACCGGCTTCAAAGTCATCCGTGCCGCGGTGCTGCGGGATTTGGCAATCCAATCCTGTTCCTTCGACTTCGAAGTCGAGGTGACGATCAAATTGTTCAAATACGGCTATCGTGTTTACGAAATTCCGATCACCTACACCGGCCGTGACTATCATGAGGGCAAGAAGATCACCTGGCGCGACGGGGTGCGCGCGCTGCTGGCGTTGTTGAAATGGGGAGTGCTGGTGCGCCGGCGACGGCAGCAGGCAACGCCGGCGCGCCGAGGCGGCTGA
- a CDS encoding protein kinase — protein sequence MERIEGYQIFAELKNGPVTTVFKAVDARCNQVVLIKMLRPETAAQEHWRTQFLQESRISARINHPNLRRTLHAGALDDQPYIVLEYIEGPTLHELIKQHKRLPLDLCIYLTKELAAAIGAVHQNKVLHRDIKPQNIFLAMNGAVKLGDLGSAHELADSNPLTIGTPAYMSPEYILGQEVGPASDLFSLGAVLYEIITGEVAFVNRTVAATLLHVVNWDPVPIAKLRPETPPELIVTCQKLLAKNPAQRYRSAAAVIDDLKFLEKKYGLNTNRNHLAYFLESPDTYFQVVMQSNAILSPASSAPAPTPRRIPTLSWGVAAIMSASMFLAGVLFIKGLKEYYFDDSNPARPIKAAIALPGSSTAGTGYLDLHVLPWGTVFLNGDSIGTTPLPAAVSLPAGRNQVKILHPRWGIKVRELDIIPGDTTHLTIDLTQP from the coding sequence ATGGAAAGAATTGAAGGCTACCAGATCTTCGCCGAACTGAAGAACGGGCCGGTCACCACCGTGTTCAAAGCGGTGGATGCGCGCTGCAACCAGGTGGTGTTGATCAAAATGCTGCGGCCCGAAACCGCGGCGCAGGAGCACTGGCGCACACAGTTCCTCCAGGAAAGCCGCATCAGCGCCAGAATCAACCACCCCAACCTGCGGCGCACGCTGCATGCCGGCGCGCTCGACGACCAGCCCTACATCGTGCTGGAATACATCGAAGGTCCCACCCTGCACGAGTTGATCAAACAGCACAAGCGCCTGCCACTCGATCTGTGCATTTACCTCACCAAGGAGCTGGCCGCCGCCATCGGCGCCGTGCATCAAAACAAAGTGCTGCACCGGGACATCAAACCGCAGAACATTTTTTTGGCGATGAACGGCGCGGTCAAACTGGGTGATTTGGGATCGGCGCACGAGCTGGCGGATTCCAATCCCCTCACCATCGGCACGCCGGCCTACATGTCGCCGGAATACATTTTGGGTCAGGAGGTCGGGCCGGCGAGTGATTTGTTCTCCCTGGGCGCCGTGCTTTACGAGATCATCACCGGCGAGGTCGCTTTTGTCAATCGCACGGTTGCGGCCACCCTGCTGCACGTGGTCAACTGGGACCCGGTGCCGATCGCGAAGCTGCGGCCGGAAACGCCACCCGAGTTGATCGTCACCTGCCAGAAGCTGCTGGCCAAAAATCCCGCGCAGCGCTATCGCAGCGCCGCGGCAGTGATCGACGATCTCAAATTCCTCGAAAAGAAGTACGGTTTGAACACCAACCGCAATCACCTCGCCTATTTTCTCGAATCGCCCGATACCTACTTTCAGGTGGTGATGCAGTCCAACGCCATCCTGTCGCCGGCCAGCAGTGCGCCGGCGCCCACCCCGCGCCGCATTCCAACGTTGAGCTGGGGCGTGGCCGCCATCATGAGCGCCAGCATGTTTCTTGCGGGCGTGCTCTTCATCAAAGGCCTGAAGGAATACTATTTTGATGACAGCAACCCGGCGCGCCCGATCAAAGCAGCCATCGCGCTGCCCGGCAGCAGCACGGCTGGAACCGGCTATCTGGATCTGCACGTCCTTCCCTGGGGCACGGTTTTTCTCAACGGTGATTCCATCGGGACCACGCCACTGCCGGCCGCCGTGTCGCTGCCTGCCGGCCGCAATCAAGTCAAAATCCTGCATCCGCGCTGGGGGATAAAAGTCAGGGAGCTTGACATCATCCCCGGCGATACCACGCACTTGACAATCGATTTGACCCAGCCGTAA